The sequence GCGCGGCCGTCCGCCGTCCGCGTGCGGAGACCGGGCCGGCCGGCCCGCGGCCGGGACAGGTTTTCGGACTCGCGGCGAATCCCCTCGCGCCCCTGCCCCTGAAAGCGGACCTCTCCTCTACTGTCCGCCCTTTTGCACGTAACTCCTCACGAACTCCTCGGCGTTCTCCTCGAGCACCTCGTCGATCTCGTCGAGGATCGCGTCGACGTCGTCCGAGAGCTTCTCGTTGCGCTCCTGGACGTCGGAGGAGTCCACCGCGGTGGTCTCCTCCACCTCCTTGTCACTCCGGCTGGTGTGCTTCTGGCCGCCGGTGTCCTTGCTCGCCATCTGTGGCACCTCCGCTTGGGGGACGCTTGTGACTCATATCTTCCCCGAACCGGCGGACATTGCGCGCGGATCGTCCCGCGATCTTTGCGGGAGCCCGCCGAGGCCGCCCCCGAGGTCCTGCCTGCAAGAGAACCCCCTCCCGCCCCCTGAGGCAAATTCTTTCCGGTTGACTGGATAGCATCCCTATCCAATAATTGGCTAGCGTCACTATCCAATGGAAGGACCCCCATGTCGCCGTCATCGCTGAGCATCGCCGGAGTGCTCCTGATCACCGTGCCCACCATCGCCTTCGGCGGGCTCTCCCTGCTCGCGCACATCATGCGCAACATCCCCGGCTACCTGGACAACCCGGTACGGCGGGGCCTGTGGCGGGCCGGACACGCCCACGCGGGCATCCTGGTGCTCTTCGCGCTGGTCGCGATGGTCTACATCGACCAGGCCGACCTGTCCGACGGCATGAAGACCCTGACCCGCATCCTGATCGTGGCGGCGCCGATCCTCATGCCGATCGGCTTCTTCCTGTCGGTCGTGCGCCCCTCGGACACCAAGCCGAACAGGCTGATCTGGCTGGTGGCCCTCGGTGGAGTGTCGCTGGGCGCCGGGACGTTGACGTTGGGCATCGGCCTCGTCTGACCGTCTTTACAACGTAGATTCGTATATTTCAGAGCTTTTCTGACACGCCCGGACCGTTCCAGTTAGGCCGCGGGGGTGCGAGACTGCGATCATTGACGGGTGAGCACCATCGTCGCCAGCCGGTACAAACTCGTCTCCCCCGTCGGCCGCGGAGCGACCGGCGTCGTCTGGCGTGCCTACGACCTGCTACTGGAGCGGGAAGTGGCGCTCAAGGAGATCGCCCTCCCTCCCGGCCCCGAGGCGGCCGAGCGGCGGCGGCGGGTGGTGCGCGAGGCGCGGATGGCGGCGCGGCTGAGCCACCGGGGCATCGTCACGGTGCACAACCTGGCCGAGGAGGCCGAACGGCTCTGGATCGTCATGGAGTTCCTGGAGGCCCTGACCCTGCACGACACGCTGGTGCAGGCGGGGCCGCTCCCGGCGGACCTGGTGGCCGCGATGGGGCGCCGTCTGCTGGAGGCCCTGCGGCACGCGCACGACGGCGGGGTGATCCACCGCGACATCAAGCCGGCCAACATCATGCTGACCGGCGACCGGGTGGTGCTGGCCGACTTCGGCTTCGCCGCGCCGGAGGGGACGGCGAGCACCTCGATGCGGGGCACGCCGGCGTTCATCGCGCCGGAGGCCCTGCACGGCCGGGGCGGCACCCGCGAGGCGGACATGTGGTCGTTCGGGGCGACCCTCTACATGGCGGTGGAGGGCCGGACACCGTTCCGGACGGTCACCTCGATGGCCGCCCTGGTGGAGGCGTTGCGGGAGCCGGCGCGCGCGCCTCGCCGGGCGGGCCCCCTGGAGCCGATCCTGCGCGGGCTGCTGCGCAAGGACCCCAGAGCGCGGCTGAGCGCCGAGCGGACCTCGGCGATGCTGGCCGATGTCCGCTGTTTCAGCGCGGCCTGATCCGGCGCGGCCGATTGTCGGCGGAGATTAAGAAGTCAAATCAATACCTCACCACATCCGTGCTACTCAATCGTTATGCGTAATCACGTATCGCGGCGACATCATGCACCGTTCCAGATGAAAATATGAATCAGCTGAGGGGCCCGGCTTCTACTGCAACGGGTGGTTCATGGGAACGGGAACGGGAAAGACGCGCCTGCTGGGCGGTCGTTATCAGCTGACTTCGCCGATGGGCCGGGACGGCGTGGGCATCATGTGGCGTGCCCACGATTCACGGCTCCGCCGAAATGTGGCGATCAAGGAAATTCAGCCGCACTTCCGGGATCACGGGGCAGACCTGGAGGAGGCACGCCGCCGGGCGCTGCGCGAGGCGCGCTCGGCCGGGCGGCTGAGCCATCCGGCGGTGATCTCCGTGCACGACCTGCTGGAGGAGGGCGGCCGGCTCTGGATCGTGATGGAGCTGCTGGAGGCCCTCACGCTGAAGGAGACGGTGCGGCACCTGGGCCATCTGCCGGTCCACTGGGCGGCCTGGATCGGCTTCCAGCTGCTGTCGGGGCTACGGCACGCGCACGGGGCCGGCGTGCTGCACCGGGACATCAATCCGGGCAACATCCTGCTGACCGGCGACCGGGTGGTGCTGTCGGATTTCGGCATCGCGGCGCTGAGCGGGGAGGCGAGCGCGTCGACGACCGTGCCGATCGGCTGCGCGCCCGCCTACACGGCGCCGGAGCGGCTGCGGGGCAGGGCGGCCACCCCGGCGGCCGACCTGTGGTCCTTCGGGGCGTGCCTGTATTTCGCGGTGGAGGGGCGCTCGCCCTATCCCGAGTCCGGCTCGCTGGCGGTGCTGAGCACGGCGATGAGCAGGAATCCGGAGCCGCCGGCGAAGGCCGGGCCGCTCTGGACGGTCCTCGAAGGGCTGCTCCGGCGCGATCCGGCAGCCCGCGTGTCCGCCGGTCAGGCGGCGCGCCTGCTGTCGGAGATCCTCCGGCTGGAGGGGGTCGCGGTGGCGC comes from Streptosporangium roseum DSM 43021 and encodes:
- a CDS encoding ubiquitin-like protein Pup, whose translation is MASKDTGGQKHTSRSDKEVEETTAVDSSDVQERNEKLSDDVDAILDEIDEVLEENAEEFVRSYVQKGGQ
- a CDS encoding serine/threonine-protein kinase; protein product: MSTIVASRYKLVSPVGRGATGVVWRAYDLLLEREVALKEIALPPGPEAAERRRRVVREARMAARLSHRGIVTVHNLAEEAERLWIVMEFLEALTLHDTLVQAGPLPADLVAAMGRRLLEALRHAHDGGVIHRDIKPANIMLTGDRVVLADFGFAAPEGTASTSMRGTPAFIAPEALHGRGGTREADMWSFGATLYMAVEGRTPFRTVTSMAALVEALREPARAPRRAGPLEPILRGLLRKDPRARLSAERTSAMLADVRCFSAA
- a CDS encoding serine/threonine-protein kinase is translated as MGTGTGKTRLLGGRYQLTSPMGRDGVGIMWRAHDSRLRRNVAIKEIQPHFRDHGADLEEARRRALREARSAGRLSHPAVISVHDLLEEGGRLWIVMELLEALTLKETVRHLGHLPVHWAAWIGFQLLSGLRHAHGAGVLHRDINPGNILLTGDRVVLSDFGIAALSGEASASTTVPIGCAPAYTAPERLRGRAATPAADLWSFGACLYFAVEGRSPYPESGSLAVLSTAMSRNPEPPAKAGPLWTVLEGLLRRDPAARVSAGQAARLLSEILRLEGVAVAPPQLPAARFPAGPFTS